The following are from one region of the Corythoichthys intestinalis isolate RoL2023-P3 chromosome 17, ASM3026506v1, whole genome shotgun sequence genome:
- the crybb1 gene encoding beta-crystallin B1 isoform X1 — MQGGGRERDRRRRARFHATRTQPALAMSQTAKSASGQGADAKDNKGGAPAASSKATKTGEPSLGTFKLTLFDQENFQGRSLELESECLDVCEKGLERVRSIIVESGPFVAFEQTNLRGEMFILEKGEYPRWDTWSNSYRSDCLMSLRPINMDSSEAKICLHELSDFKGNKMEIQEDDVPTLWAHGFGDRVGSVKVPGGTWVGYQYPGYRGYQYLLESGDYRRCEDFSAVQPQIQSVRRIRDSQFHQRGSLALAPAAGTK; from the exons CCCGCCCTCGCCATGTCTCAAACCGCCAAGTCCGCTTCCGGCCAGGGCGCCGACGCCAAGGACAACAAGGGAGGAGCGCCAGCCGCCTCTAGCAAGGCCACCAAGACCGGCGAGCCCAGCCTTGGGACCTTCAAG CTGACGCTGTTCGACCAGGAGAACTTCCAGGGCCGCTCACTGGAGTTGGAGAGTGAATGCTTGGACGTCTGCGAGAAAGGCCTGGAGCGAGTGCGCAGTATCATCGTGGAAAGCGGCCC CTTCGTTGCCTTCGAGCAGACCAATCTCCGAGGGGAGATGTTCATCTTGGAGAAGGGAGAGTATCCTCGCTGGGACACCTGGAGCAACTCATACCGCAGCGACTGCCTCATGTCACTCAGGCCCATCAACATG GACAGCTCGGAGGCCAAAATCTGCTTGCACGAGCTATCTGACTTCAAGGGCAACAAGATGGAGATCCAGGAGGACGACGTGCCCACCCTGTGGGCGCACGGCTTCGGCGACCGAGTGGGCAGCGTGAAGGTCCCGGGCGGAAC GTGGGTGGGCTACCAGTACCCGGGGTACCGAGGCTACCAGTACCTGCTGGAGAGCGGCGACTACCGGCGCTGCGAAGACTTCTCGGCCGTCCAGCCTCAGATCCAGTCGGTACGGCGCATCCGCGACTCGCAGTTCCACCAGAGGGGGTCCCTGGCCCTGGCGCCCGCCGCCGGCACCAAGTGA
- the crybb1 gene encoding beta-crystallin B1 isoform X2, translating into MSQTAKSASGQGADAKDNKGGAPAASSKATKTGEPSLGTFKLTLFDQENFQGRSLELESECLDVCEKGLERVRSIIVESGPFVAFEQTNLRGEMFILEKGEYPRWDTWSNSYRSDCLMSLRPINMDSSEAKICLHELSDFKGNKMEIQEDDVPTLWAHGFGDRVGSVKVPGGTWVGYQYPGYRGYQYLLESGDYRRCEDFSAVQPQIQSVRRIRDSQFHQRGSLALAPAAGTK; encoded by the exons ATGTCTCAAACCGCCAAGTCCGCTTCCGGCCAGGGCGCCGACGCCAAGGACAACAAGGGAGGAGCGCCAGCCGCCTCTAGCAAGGCCACCAAGACCGGCGAGCCCAGCCTTGGGACCTTCAAG CTGACGCTGTTCGACCAGGAGAACTTCCAGGGCCGCTCACTGGAGTTGGAGAGTGAATGCTTGGACGTCTGCGAGAAAGGCCTGGAGCGAGTGCGCAGTATCATCGTGGAAAGCGGCCC CTTCGTTGCCTTCGAGCAGACCAATCTCCGAGGGGAGATGTTCATCTTGGAGAAGGGAGAGTATCCTCGCTGGGACACCTGGAGCAACTCATACCGCAGCGACTGCCTCATGTCACTCAGGCCCATCAACATG GACAGCTCGGAGGCCAAAATCTGCTTGCACGAGCTATCTGACTTCAAGGGCAACAAGATGGAGATCCAGGAGGACGACGTGCCCACCCTGTGGGCGCACGGCTTCGGCGACCGAGTGGGCAGCGTGAAGGTCCCGGGCGGAAC GTGGGTGGGCTACCAGTACCCGGGGTACCGAGGCTACCAGTACCTGCTGGAGAGCGGCGACTACCGGCGCTGCGAAGACTTCTCGGCCGTCCAGCCTCAGATCCAGTCGGTACGGCGCATCCGCGACTCGCAGTTCCACCAGAGGGGGTCCCTGGCCCTGGCGCCCGCCGCCGGCACCAAGTGA